The DNA region GAAGCAAAAGAATTTTTTCTAAAAATGTTTTTGTCGGGACAGTAACTAAAACTTCAAATGGTGGTAATAAAAACGGAGCATCTTTATAATAGTTTTCGATAAATGATTGCACTACTTTTTTCTCGGAAGGTTCGGTCAATGCTCTCGCCCCCATTTCAATCAGGACTTTCTGTTGAACATAACTTTCTTGGGGAATTACACTTTTATAGACCAATTCTAAATGATTGGGATCACTGAGATCATCCACTATTTCTGAAAATTTGATTTCGTAATCCGAGTCGTTAATACCCAATTTTTCAAGTTGGTGAATCAGTTCTTCTCGAAAATCTGAGATTACAAATTTTCCTGCCGTTTTACGCAGTTTCTTCATTTGCGTTTTTGTTTCGGGATCATCTGTAAATCCTAACAGATTTTTATCTATAATCAAATCGACATCTTCAGAAAATCGCTCAATAATCTGATATGCCTTGCTTAACGATGTTCCCCCTTTGAAAATAATTTGGTCTTTATATTTCGACTGAAAAACTGCGCGTAAAACCATACAAACCCACCAATCTTTCTCTATCGCAAATGGCGCATAACCTGTATATAAAGCCAATTGGTTTAGCGTTTCAATCCTTTGTTCTTTGGTAAGTTGCTGATGCCACATTTTATGATTGATATATATTCTTTATTCTTTTTTGAATCCAAACGGGTGCGTATTTTAATTGAGAAAGCAGGACTTTTTCATCTAATTTCTTAATATAAACAGTGAGTTTTTCTTCAAAATCGTCCGAAATATTTTTTTCACCCGTAATTTTGTATGCCTGAATAATAAGTTGAAGTAAATCATCCTTAACTGCCAAATTCCTTGGCGCTGTTTTTTTGAATTTTATGATACTTTTACCGATCTTTATCTCTCTTTGAGCACCGTCTGTAAGATAAACTGCGTGAAGCGGAATTTGGGTAGAAAGTCCCAATAAGTACATCGCCATAATTCCTGTAGGTGCAATTCTGGCCTTATCTCTTTTGGCGATTTCTTTGGCAATTTCTTCAATACTTGGATATATTACTCCCAAAAGTTTGTCCACCTTCGGAACCAAATAAATTCCGTGCGCCAAACGTTGCAATTTTCCCTGCTCCTCCAAACGACGAAGAATCTGCCGAATATTTTCAGCAGAACCAAATTTTTGAAAATCTTCTGCGAAATATATTTTTCCCTTTGAAGATTTTCTTATCTTATTTTCTATTTGATTATGAGTGTTTTGTATCACTTTCTTCAAAATTATCTGTCACAAATTTAGTAAATATTAGTGACAAAACATGAAGGTTATTTAGTGTAATTTACCATACAATTAATCTAAAATGGAAAATCCAGGAAAAAGATTTCCCAAAGGATAAAGATGTAATGAACTCGCCTGACATAGCACTGAAAATAACAATCTATAAATGGTCATAACCAATCATTTTTTTTTGATAGACTACAATAAATTCTACTAAAATTCTTTTTTGAGTTCCCGTAATTGGTTTAACAAAATACCTCGAAGTTCCCTATCCTCCTCTTTTTTAAGCAATTTCTGAATCTCGATAAATTTTTGACTTCCATTCTTGAATTTTTCCGAATTTACAAATTCTTCCAACCAACAGGAAAAATCAGAAAGATTTGCATTATTACTTCTATACTTGAAATCTACCAAGTACTCCGGTATATCAATATTTGAGTTTTCATATTTTTCAATGGGAATGAGTGCTTTATCAAAAAACTTATCAAGAATGTAAGTGTTGGAGCAAAATGATCTAAAAATCATTTGTTCTGCTTGTTTGATTTTTCCAGATTTTAAGAGAATGATTGCCAGTTCAAACAGGAAATCAGGAAAACCAGCATCATCCGGAAAATTCTTGTGGAACCAGTTCAAATATCTAAGACCGCCTGACCAATCCTGAAGCTTAATATAATATTGTGGCGGCAAATACCGAAGACCACGACTGTCATCATAGAAACCTCCCCATCTTCTTTTGTCTGCCGACAATTCTGATTTTATTTTTTTAATTTTTAGCTTTATTTTTTCTGCTTGTTTTTCTGTCATGCTGTAAAAACTTTTTATTGATAAATGCTTTGCCAAGTAATACTGCTTTCTAAAGAAAAATTTATTACGGACAATTCAAAAAAGCATCTACCGTTGAGTGAATTTTGTTTTGCCAATCAGTAACTTTCTGAATTGGTTCAATAAATATTAAACTACAGTTCTTTTCTGACATTAAATCTTCCTCTTGACTGCTGACATAATTGCCACTTTTGATTGTTGTAGAATGTCCTGGATAAATCAAACCAGTTTTCGATCCATTGTAGTAGCGGTGGTAAACATACATTTGTCTTAAATCATTTGGGGAAGGATTGAAATCGCCTAAATTCTTCCATTTCGTATCTAAAATTGCCACCTCTTCCGTCACTTTATTCTTAATTATTATGTCCGCCTGCATTTTACTGTAATATCCATCTGATGGTTTCCAGAATTTTCGTGATTTTTGGGCTGAGACAGAACAGTTTTTTAATCTTCTTTTTAATGTAATAAAAACGAATTGCTCCCAAAGCACATTCATATTAAACATTAGGGCTATTACATCATTTCTGCCTTTGCTTATATCCGGATGCCAATTCAACAGGAGAAGCTGAGCTATTTTTACAGCAGTTTTATAATCTGCATTTTTTCTGTCGAATCTAATTCTCTCGAATGTAATTTCAGTAACCTTTATATCATCCAACTCAGGAAAATTCAGAAATAATGAACCAATTCTACTTTGCAAAGCCACATTCGAATTGAGTTTAGAAATAAGTTTTAATCCCTTATACAGAATTTTTAGGATAAGGTGGTCATTACTGTAATGAGTATGTTTAGTGTAAAACCTTTCTTGATGTGAAAGATTATGACTGATATTTTTCGCAAAATGAATCTGACCTTTTAACGCTCTAATATTGCCTTCAGTATGGACATATTTTTTTATCAATCCTTTTTGCAACAGTCTTTCAAGCTCATTTACGAACAATTCAAAATACAAATCCAAAATAGAATTTTTTCTTACTGACAATGTTGAGCTACCGCTTTGTTTTACTTCAAATCCCCAAATGGTTTGAATCATTCCGATCAGAATTGCTCTCCATTCTTCTTCACCGTCTTTATCAGCTTTAGGTAAAACTTCAATTGAATATTTTCCGACCTGCAAAACACCAACATATTCATTAAACTGCACACCATCCCTGATCAGAGAAAAGAACGGGCTATAGCTTCCGTAATATTTCTCTAACTGCAAATGAACATTTTTCGGCAATCGGTTTGCACCTGAATGAACGAAAATTTTCTCATGTTCAAAAACCGTTATTCTATTGATATCGCTAATCAATGTCTTGTTTCATTAACAGTTTAATTGCCTTCTCAAAATCCATTATTACCCGGTTACCTTTCCACATTATTTCATAATCTGGATTAATACGGTAATCCACTATTTCAAAACTTTCTTTTTCAGCATAGTTCTGAAAATCCGCATAATCGAAATCCGCAAATTCGGATACTTCTTTGTCACTTCTAACAAATCCCTGTCCTAAAATTAATCCGATTTTTCCGTAATCACCAAAAAAATACTCCTGTAACAAAGGAATTATATTTTTGTAGAATGACTCCAACAATGTTTCTTCATTTTTGTTTAGAAAATAAGCATGACCAATGCTGTGATCCCTGTCAATCAATTTTTCAATCCTATTATTGATGGTGTGCATGATTCTGTACAATTCAAACCCATGAACAACATCCTGCAACCCCGCTAAATCATATTTTGGAGGCATTTCTTCAAATGAAAATCTTCGTCTCAATGCAGTATCAAGGGCTTCAACACTTCTATCTGCTGTATTCATTGTTCCAATAATGTAAAGATTGCCCGGAACACCAAATTTGGACTTACTATACGGCAAAGTAACCTGCAGGGCTTCTGTATTTCCAGCTCTTTTATCTTCCTCAATCAAAGTTATTAATTCTCCAAATATCTGGGATACATTTCCTCTGTTAATCTCATCAATAATCAAGACAAATAATGGCACACTTTCGACAGATGCGCTTTGATTGCTTTGATTGTTTTTTAGTTTGTTATTTATATAATTTAAAACTGCCCAATATGCCGTGGAATTGGAACCACCAATAGCTCCCCTGAATTCTTTATCAATATTTTTTACTGCAGACAAATCAGGTAATGCCAGATATAATTTCTTTACGCGATTGTAGGATACAGTATAATCCCTGCTATTTGATTTAGAAGGTTGGACTTTTAGATTTCCGTTTGCTGTAACATCTAACATTTTCATACCCATTCCTGCGGTTTGTATTGGGAGGACAAGAACTTTATCTTTTGAAAGCATCGCTGTTGTTTCAGAAATTAGCTCTGCCCAAGCATCATCAAACCCATATTCGGCTGTTTGAGCTCCTGAGTCCGGTTTTGCTTCGGCTGCTTTCTGTGCGAGCTTCTTGAAAATACCGTCCTGTATTTCATACACAATACTGCGTTTTCCATCTTCATCTTCCTCTATTTCCGGTTTTATTCCTTCTATAAAATCTTCATAACTCATACTCTGGTGAAAGGTTGTAAAAACTATTTTACCTTCTTTCACCAATCGGTCGTATTCTTGCTTTACCGCTCTTCTTTCTTGTGAAAAATCAAAATCAGGTGATATGATTTGGATTGCTTTATTAATGCTATTGTACGTTTTACCAGTTCCGGGTGGTCCAAAAAGAATTTGATTCAGCGGTTGCTTTTCAATAATTCCCTCTTCAATTTCTTCTGGTTTTACATCCTCTTCTTCTTCCAGGTCTTCTTCAAGTTTTTCTAGCGGTTTGTATTTTTCGAAGCGCTCATACATTTTCTTAATCATCTGCTCCTGTTCATGCAGTGTGAAACGTCTTGCAACAAAATCCGGATACTTCTCTTTCATCTTGTCAATTGCAGATTCTACGATTGGAAAAATCTTTTCTAAAGTCGCACTCATATCATCTTTGAACTCATCAAATTCAGAGTATTTTGCACCGGAATAAACTCCAAAGAATTCCATTTTATTAGTATCCGGTCCAATATAGACTAAAGGAAAAGTGTCTTTTACCTCTGCTTTAATGCTTCTTATCAGTTCAAGTGCATATTCGTTTTGCTTATCATGCGGTTTCTTCGTTTGGTTAAACTGCACATAAAACTCAATCTTTTTAGGACGCATATCAATAACAAGATTGATGAGATCACCCGAAGAACCGGGATATGCAACAGGAATAAACCAAAAAGTAGTGGAAAAATATTTTGATTTTTCGGTACCAATGAAATAGTTCAGCTCCGCTCCTTTAGTTGCTTTCTGTCTGACTGAAAAGGTGAAATTTGGATCTGCTTCATTTTTACTTTTCAGATAATTAAAAAACTGTAGCTGAAGGTCTTTGTATTTGCTCATTTTTGTAATTTCAATTATTGCTTATTTCTTGATTAGGATACCGATAGTTAATAACAAACCTAAAGCAGGAGAGTGAGTAATGTGAACATATGCTCTAAAACTTTTAGTTGCAAAATTATTCAATTCAACATTCGCATTGTAAACCTGCTTTAAATCCATTTCCCATTCTTTATTAGTTGAACTTCTAATAAACCAAATAATGATTTTACGACATATTCATAACCTGCCAGACTGTAAAAATTGGCAACAGGTGATACAAGTTGTATAAAATCTAAAAAATTGATTTGGGGCTTAGTTTTTTTGTACATATATTAAATGATTCCTAATTCAGTAAGTATATCTTTTTTCATTTTACTTAAAGGTCTTCTGTCAAAATTAGCTTCGTCAACATAAGTTCCAAAAGCTAACCTATAAATTTCTTCTCGATCTACCTTTCTATTCAGTATTTGGTTGTAAAGGATTTCTAAATATTTATCAGAATAAATGTCCTTCAATTTCTTAAGATCTTTGATTTCATCTTCATGAGCTTTATAAACTTCTTCTATTTTAAATGCTTCTATACTTTTTTCTGTTAACGGATTATTAGCGATTACCTTGAAGGAAAAGTTAATTAGATCTTTATAATCATAACTAAATCTGAAATCTAATTTCTCTATTTGAGGATTATTTAAATATGGATGAAAATGCTCCGAAATATTAAACTCTTTATTTCCCTTTATTCCACTATTACAAACATTACAACTGGGTATTAAATTAAAAAACGATACAGCAAAGAGTGGAAAATCAGATTGAGAGAACCAATGATCAAAAGTAGGCCTTGTTATTTGTTCATGATTAGTACCCAAAACGGTCTTAGTATACATACGATTACAATAAGGACATGTTGGAATGTCTAAATTTTTAGCTAAATCATAACGATTATAAAAAGAATAATTATCCCAGCTTTCATAATCACAGATCTTCCTAATAGAGTCTTTCTGTTTCTTAGATTTAAACAAATATTTAAGCGAGTCTAATTCTGCTGGATTCCCAATCAAAACCTTTCTTAAATTATCTTCATTGTTGAGAAAAGCCTTAACAACACTATGG from Chryseobacterium suipulveris includes:
- a CDS encoding nucleotidyl transferase AbiEii/AbiGii toxin family protein, with product MWHQQLTKEQRIETLNQLALYTGYAPFAIEKDWWVCMVLRAVFQSKYKDQIIFKGGTSLSKAYQIIERFSEDVDLIIDKNLLGFTDDPETKTQMKKLRKTAGKFVISDFREELIHQLEKLGINDSDYEIKFSEIVDDLSDPNHLELVYKSVIPQESYVQQKVLIEMGARALTEPSEKKVVQSFIENYYKDAPFLLPPFEVLVTVPTKTFLEKILLLHEEFSKPTEKIRTERMSRHLFDLFQLYHTEFGKNALEDDELFEKIVVFREKMNRSKWINYENHKKGFINTIPPDDVIADWENDYRIMQVNMIVGESPSFQVLIETMNEINDKLNNHKN
- a CDS encoding DUF6088 family protein: MIQNTHNQIENKIRKSSKGKIYFAEDFQKFGSAENIRQILRRLEEQGKLQRLAHGIYLVPKVDKLLGVIYPSIEEIAKEIAKRDKARIAPTGIMAMYLLGLSTQIPLHAVYLTDGAQREIKIGKSIIKFKKTAPRNLAVKDDLLQLIIQAYKITGEKNISDDFEEKLTVYIKKLDEKVLLSQLKYAPVWIQKRIKNIYQS
- a CDS encoding tetratricopeptide repeat protein — encoded protein: MTEKQAEKIKLKIKKIKSELSADKRRWGGFYDDSRGLRYLPPQYYIKLQDWSGGLRYLNWFHKNFPDDAGFPDFLFELAIILLKSGKIKQAEQMIFRSFCSNTYILDKFFDKALIPIEKYENSNIDIPEYLVDFKYRSNNANLSDFSCWLEEFVNSEKFKNGSQKFIEIQKLLKKEEDRELRGILLNQLRELKKEF
- a CDS encoding McrC family protein, giving the protein MISDINRITVFEHEKIFVHSGANRLPKNVHLQLEKYYGSYSPFFSLIRDGVQFNEYVGVLQVGKYSIEVLPKADKDGEEEWRAILIGMIQTIWGFEVKQSGSSTLSVRKNSILDLYFELFVNELERLLQKGLIKKYVHTEGNIRALKGQIHFAKNISHNLSHQERFYTKHTHYSNDHLILKILYKGLKLISKLNSNVALQSRIGSLFLNFPELDDIKVTEITFERIRFDRKNADYKTAVKIAQLLLLNWHPDISKGRNDVIALMFNMNVLWEQFVFITLKRRLKNCSVSAQKSRKFWKPSDGYYSKMQADIIIKNKVTEEVAILDTKWKNLGDFNPSPNDLRQMYVYHRYYNGSKTGLIYPGHSTTIKSGNYVSSQEEDLMSEKNCSLIFIEPIQKVTDWQNKIHSTVDAFLNCP
- a CDS encoding McrB family protein, whose protein sequence is MSKYKDLQLQFFNYLKSKNEADPNFTFSVRQKATKGAELNYFIGTEKSKYFSTTFWFIPVAYPGSSGDLINLVIDMRPKKIEFYVQFNQTKKPHDKQNEYALELIRSIKAEVKDTFPLVYIGPDTNKMEFFGVYSGAKYSEFDEFKDDMSATLEKIFPIVESAIDKMKEKYPDFVARRFTLHEQEQMIKKMYERFEKYKPLEKLEEDLEEEEDVKPEEIEEGIIEKQPLNQILFGPPGTGKTYNSINKAIQIISPDFDFSQERRAVKQEYDRLVKEGKIVFTTFHQSMSYEDFIEGIKPEIEEDEDGKRSIVYEIQDGIFKKLAQKAAEAKPDSGAQTAEYGFDDAWAELISETTAMLSKDKVLVLPIQTAGMGMKMLDVTANGNLKVQPSKSNSRDYTVSYNRVKKLYLALPDLSAVKNIDKEFRGAIGGSNSTAYWAVLNYINNKLKNNQSNQSASVESVPLFVLIIDEINRGNVSQIFGELITLIEEDKRAGNTEALQVTLPYSKSKFGVPGNLYIIGTMNTADRSVEALDTALRRRFSFEEMPPKYDLAGLQDVVHGFELYRIMHTINNRIEKLIDRDHSIGHAYFLNKNEETLLESFYKNIIPLLQEYFFGDYGKIGLILGQGFVRSDKEVSEFADFDYADFQNYAEKESFEIVDYRINPDYEIMWKGNRVIMDFEKAIKLLMKQDID